The DNA sequence TCCTGAATATGCACAAAACATTGGAAAAAAGGAATGTTTCGTGTAATTTCAGAAAAAAAAGGGAGAAGAAATCTATGGACGTATTGATTGTTGAACCTGAAAAAGCGCTGCGTATGGCCAGTATCACCGGCGACCTGAACTCTCTGCAGCAGGTTGTCGGCGGCTACATCGAAGCCGTCTATCCCTATGATGACCCGGTTGCCATCGTCTGCCATGAAGAAGGCAAGCTCATCGGACTCCCACTTAACCGAAAACTTGAGGACTACGACATCATCGCCGGAACCTTTATCGTCTGCGGGCTTGGCGAAGAGGATTTCGATTCCCTCACCCCAGAGCTGGCAGAAAAGTATCGGGAGAAATTTGCCGACCCGGAGATCTTCATGAAGATGGGCAGCCGTATAGTTGCCATTCCTATCAAGCCCAAGGACGAGCTGCATATGGCCAAACCGAAGCAGAAGTCCACGGAACCTGAGATTTAGCAAACTTGAATTGAAGAAGCCTTCTCAAGAGATTGTTATTGAGAAGGCGACTTTCAATTACAAGTATACTTACTTTACTCGACTGATACGTATTTTTGTAAATACGTCAAATTAATCAGAGAGTCTGAACCAATCCCCTAATGGCCTCCATGACATCCTCATATGTGATCCCATCCGCGTACCGATAATCTTTTGTGTACTTACTCCATCTGGATCTCAATGTGTCGCTTCCACTGATTTCATCCAGTCGACTGCTGATGTTCGTAAAGATGTGAGTCGTTTCCCTATGTGCAGACGTTGATTTCAGGGCGTCTACAAATATCGAATGTTCAAAACGCTGGGTCTTCGCCAAGATATAAACATCGTAAAAATCCCTTGGGCGCGTATTCAGCTCACCTCTTCTCAGAATAGTTTCCATTTTTTCAGCCAAGACGGTTTCAATGTTATAAGCCCAAATTCCGAAGCTGCCTTCTTCAAAAATCATTTTGAACAAATAGAGGACTTCCTTTGGTGTGATGGCGTCACCCGTTGTGATATCAATCTGCATGGGGGTAGTGATGGTATCATATTCAGCCATAATGCTCACTCGATAACCGCCATACGCATCATCGTCCCGTATGGCATCGATCCCGGAAAATGAGAAGGACACATCATCATCAATGACAACGCTGCAGATGTCATTGATCGCTTTGGTCAGGGCTTCAACGTTGATAGGATAATTCTTAATCGTTGCGTCCATATCCATTGTCGATCGGTTATCGATGCCGACAAGTGCCGCAATCAGCATTCCGCCTTTCAGGATGAATTTATCCTGATACTTTGATTGAGAAAGCCTTTCCAGGAACCGTTCAAACATGTAGTTTTGAAGCACGACTTGGGCGGACATATCTTTCTTCCTGGCCAAGTTTCTGATTTTCGCTTTTAAGCTCATGGCTTTCCCGCTCATATCAGCACCTCCAGATAGCTTTTTAGTACTGCTTCAACTTTCAGTTTCCTGGCATATTCCAAGAGAATTGAATGATCCGCAGATTTCAATTTCACAAATCGTTTCAACGCATCGTTTAGAATCTGGACATCAATCCGACTTCTGCTTCTGATCAAATCACAGACAGTTCTCTCGACATCGTAAGTCCTGATCGGATTGCCATGTGAACTCTTCACCGTTTCAACGCCAAGCTCGTGCAGCTCTTTTTTGATGTAGTAGATTTTGAATCGATCTGCGACTGATCCCACCACTTTGTAACCACTTGGAACAGAGGCTGAATACTCAAAAGGAGTCCTGTCAGAAAGACCATGCAAATAGAGCGCAGTCTCATGAGAATAAATCAATTTTTGATATTTCGTTTGCATGGCATACATTTCATCTTCAATGGCATCGATTGAAACATAAACACCACGATCCACTCTTTCCAGTTTCCCTTCGGCTACCATCATTTGAAGATAGGTTCTAGGAATTTCATATATATCCAGGTCAGCACTTAAAACTGTGCCGTGTTGCTTCTGAATGAGCTTTTCAAGTTTTTCCAAGTAATTCATCATCATCACCCCTTTTTACAAATATACTTATATTGTAGTTCGTTTAAGTATATTTGTAAATAAATTTATCAAGACACGGCAATACGATCAAAAACTACTTTCTCGCTAACACTCTAAGTTCAGTTGTTAGAAACTGAGCTTTTCCATAATCAGTACTTGTAAAGGAGGAATTTTTCATGCAGGAAGAAGTGGAAAAAAGGACCGTCGCCCTGGCCGTCAGTACCGCCCGAATGACCGGACGTGTTCTGAAGGCTGCACTCATCAAGCTTTTGGCTGAAATGAAGAAGAGCCGGGACAGTCCGCCGCAGATCCACCATGGCAAGCAGACCGTGAAGGAACTCATCGGTCAGAATGCCGGAGTCTCAAACATCGAGATCACGGATAAAAACATCAAGTCCTTTGAGCAGGTCGCCAGAAAATACGGCGTGGACTATGCCCTCAAAAAGGACATCACCGGAGAGAAACTCAAATATCTGGTCTTCTTCAAAGCCCGGGATGCTGATGCCCTCACTGCTGCCTTCGCAGAATACACAGCGAAGGTCCTTAAAAAGGACAAGCAGCCTTCTATCCTGGAGCAGCTTGCCAAATTCAAGGCACTGTTTCGAACCAAGGTTATGGACAAGGTAAAAAACAAAGATAAGGAGCTGACGCGATGACCGAAAAAATCAAGCGGATGCTCCTTTTAAACCTCCCCTACGTTCTGATTGCTCTACTTGTCACGAAGCTCGGTGAAGCCTGGCGATATTCTCCAGGACTGGATATCTCCCCAAAAGTGCTGCATCTCATGGACGGCTTTGCTTTAGCTTTCCGGTCCCCCTGGCCGAGCCTGCTTCCGCAGGACCTGATCCTGGGCATTGTGATCGCTGCCACCATCAAGCTCGCAGTCTATGTGAAAGGCAGAAACGCCAAGAAGTACCGTAAAAACATCGAATAAGGCTCAGCCCGCTGGGGCAGACCTGAGGACATCAAGCCCTTTATTGATCCAACCTTTCGCAACAATGTCATCCTAACGGAGACGGAGCGCCTGACCATGAACAATCGGTCAAAGGACCCCAGGCTGGCACGAAACAAAAACTTCATGGTGGTGGGTGGTTCTGGATCTGGTAAAACACGGTTTTGGCTCAAGCCAAATCTCATGCAGTGCCATTCCAGCTATGTGGTCACCGATCCAAAAGTCAGCGTCCTGGTGGAATGCGGACATCTTCTCTTGCGGGAAGGCTATAAGATCAAGATCCTCAATACCATAAACTTCAATAAATCCATGCACTACAATCCCTTTGCCTACATCAAGAGTGAAAAAAACATCCTGAAGCTGATGACGGCACTTATTGCCAACACCAAGGGTGAAGGCAATGCCGGAGATGATTTCTGGGTGAAGGCGGAGACCCTGTTCTATACCGCCCTCATGGGCTTCATCCACTATGAAGCGCCGGAAAGCGAACGAAATTTTACGACCCTCATCGAGCTCATCAATGCCTCAGAGGTCCGGGAGGACGACGAGGATTTCCAGAACCCGGTGGATCTCATGTTCGCCGCTCTGGAAGAACGTGACTCTCAGCATTTTGCAGTCCGGCAGTACAAGAAATACAAGCTGGCTGCCGGAAAGACCGCCAAATCCATCCTCATCAGCTGTGGGGCCCTTCTGGCACCCTTTGACATCAAGGAGCTCAGAGACCTGACGGCCTATGACGAAATGGAACTGGATGCCCAGGATGATCGGAAAACGGCGCTATTTATCATCGTCAGCGACACCGTCGACACCTTCAACTTCCTGGTTTCAATGGCTTACACGCAGTTCTTCAATCTGCTGTGCGACAAGGCAGATGACGTCTATGGTGGACGTCTGTCTGTGCATATGCGCTGTCTCATTGATGAGGCGGCGAATATCGGTCAAATTCCCAAGCTGGAAAAGCTGGTGGCCACCATCCGAAGCCGGGAGATCTCGGCCTGTCTGGTGCTGCAAGCCCAATCCCAGCTGAAGGCTCTTTATAAAGATCACTGTGACACCATCATCGGCAATATGGACAGCACGATCTTTCTGGGCGGCAAGGAACGCACCACATTAAAGGAGCTTTCAGAAACCCTTGGGAAGGAGACCATCGACACCTTTAACACCGGGGAAAGCCGAGGCCGTGAGGTTTCCCAAAGTCTGAACTACCAGAAACTCGGAAAGGAGCTGATGAGCATTGATGAACTGGCCGTGCTGGACGGCGGCAAGTGTATTTTGCAGCTGCGCGGGGTGCGGCCTTTTCTCTCGAACAAGTACGACATCACCAAACATACCAACTACAAGTACCTCTCCGATGCGGACCCGCGCAACGCCTTCAACATCGAGAAATACCTGTCCATCTGTTGGATCAGATCGGGGACTCTCTCGGGCTCACAGAGGACCTCAAGGCTTGCTTTCCTTCTCTCTACAAGCAGATTCAATCCATTGCCTACTATCTGATTTTGGAGAGCGATTCCCCCTTGTTTCGATTTGAAAAATGGAGTACGCTCCAAAGGCATCCCTATGGGGCCAATATCCCATCTAAGCGAAGCAGCGAGCTGTTAGCGGGCATCTCGGAAGAGTCCAAACAACGTTTTTTCAGCTGTCTTGCCAAGCGCCATCAGCCCGATGAGTATTGGGCCTATGACACCACCTAGGT is a window from the Clostridiaceae bacterium HFYG-1003 genome containing:
- a CDS encoding DUF3846 domain-containing protein; translation: MDVLIVEPEKALRMASITGDLNSLQQVVGGYIEAVYPYDDPVAIVCHEEGKLIGLPLNRKLEDYDIIAGTFIVCGLGEEDFDSLTPELAEKYREKFADPEIFMKMGSRIVAIPIKPKDELHMAKPKQKSTEPEI
- a CDS encoding nucleotidyl transferase AbiEii/AbiGii toxin family protein → MSGKAMSLKAKIRNLARKKDMSAQVVLQNYMFERFLERLSQSKYQDKFILKGGMLIAALVGIDNRSTMDMDATIKNYPINVEALTKAINDICSVVIDDDVSFSFSGIDAIRDDDAYGGYRVSIMAEYDTITTPMQIDITTGDAITPKEVLYLFKMIFEEGSFGIWAYNIETVLAEKMETILRRGELNTRPRDFYDVYILAKTQRFEHSIFVDALKSTSAHRETTHIFTNISSRLDEISGSDTLRSRWSKYTKDYRYADGITYEDVMEAIRGLVQTL
- a CDS encoding type IV toxin-antitoxin system AbiEi family antitoxin domain-containing protein; amino-acid sequence: MNYLEKLEKLIQKQHGTVLSADLDIYEIPRTYLQMMVAEGKLERVDRGVYVSIDAIEDEMYAMQTKYQKLIYSHETALYLHGLSDRTPFEYSASVPSGYKVVGSVADRFKIYYIKKELHELGVETVKSSHGNPIRTYDVERTVCDLIRSRSRIDVQILNDALKRFVKLKSADHSILLEYARKLKVEAVLKSYLEVLI
- a CDS encoding PcfB family protein, with the translated sequence MQEEVEKRTVALAVSTARMTGRVLKAALIKLLAEMKKSRDSPPQIHHGKQTVKELIGQNAGVSNIEITDKNIKSFEQVARKYGVDYALKKDITGEKLKYLVFFKARDADALTAAFAEYTAKVLKKDKQPSILEQLAKFKALFRTKVMDKVKNKDKELTR